From one Gemella morbillorum genomic stretch:
- a CDS encoding TetR/AcrR family transcriptional regulator: MTIVIKRVLASTLKEIAEKKSLSKITINDLTQACDVSRQTFYNNFKDIYHLVEWIYLKEVVTPIERGKIYDKWQDALTSIFQYISENHVFVLNTYRSFGKEFLEKVLRQEIELFLSNQVFKKIEVTKEEAKQVEFSYSFYTYALVGVGLDWIEKQMPESVEELVERIERVMLGEIISLL; this comes from the coding sequence ATGACAATAGTAATAAAAAGAGTACTGGCATCAACTTTAAAAGAAATAGCGGAAAAGAAATCATTATCAAAAATAACAATTAATGATTTAACTCAAGCTTGTGATGTTAGTCGTCAAACATTTTATAATAATTTTAAAGATATCTATCATTTGGTAGAGTGGATTTATCTTAAAGAGGTAGTGACTCCAATTGAAAGAGGTAAAATCTATGATAAATGGCAAGATGCTCTAACATCAATTTTTCAATATATCTCAGAAAATCATGTTTTTGTTTTAAATACCTATCGCTCTTTTGGAAAAGAATTTTTAGAAAAAGTACTAAGACAGGAGATTGAACTATTTCTAAGTAATCAGGTGTTCAAAAAAATCGAAGTAACAAAAGAAGAAGCTAAACAAGTAGAGTTTTCTTATTCTTTTTATACATATGCTTTGGTTGGAGTAGGGTTAGATTGGATAGAAAAGCAAATGCCAGAAAGTGTTGAAGAACTAGTTGAAAGAATTGAAAGAGTTATGCTGGGTGAGATAATTTCTCTTCTTTAA
- the rlmD gene encoding 23S rRNA (uracil(1939)-C(5))-methyltransferase RlmD — protein sequence MQKNDVLTGRVIDYTHDGLGVIKVDNFPIFIEDVIEGEFIEFKIIKLKKNLGYGKVLNIIEVSDKRVEGVPKTSGANLVHMDYEEQLRFKTKKVQNIMNKTLGADSVEVLPTLGMKNGYHYRNKSVIPVQKVDNEVRMGYYKPRSHDVINIEKCFIQYDEHNKLMNDIRSLIIELDLSVYDEEGHKGAIRHIMFRTNSSKSEIMVGIIAKERFAKLNEFVEKITSLDNRIVSVMLNINDKKTNVIFGDKTEKLFGRDYIVDVLNNIEFKISLRSFYQVNPIQTEVLYSKALELAELKEDDTIIDAYCGIGTISLFAAQKVKKVYGIEIVEAAVLDARENAKNNNITNAEFLLGKSEDIIKKLISQNIKLDAVIVDPPRKGCEESFLRDLAAMDIEKVVYVSCNPATLARDMEIMRHLGYKLGAVQPVDMFPGTYHVEAVVLMTRE from the coding sequence ATGCAAAAAAATGATGTATTAACAGGACGCGTCATTGATTATACTCATGATGGTCTTGGAGTAATAAAAGTAGATAATTTCCCTATTTTTATTGAAGATGTGATAGAGGGGGAATTTATTGAATTCAAAATAATAAAATTAAAAAAGAATCTTGGCTATGGTAAGGTGTTAAATATAATAGAAGTTTCTGATAAGCGCGTTGAAGGAGTGCCAAAAACATCAGGAGCTAATTTAGTACATATGGATTATGAAGAACAACTGCGCTTTAAAACGAAAAAAGTTCAAAATATTATGAACAAAACCTTAGGTGCAGATAGTGTCGAAGTATTACCAACTTTGGGAATGAAGAATGGATATCACTACCGTAATAAATCAGTTATTCCAGTTCAAAAAGTGGATAATGAAGTACGAATGGGTTATTACAAACCGCGTAGTCATGATGTGATTAATATTGAAAAATGTTTTATTCAATATGATGAACACAATAAACTGATGAATGATATTCGTAGTTTGATAATTGAATTAGATTTATCAGTATATGATGAAGAGGGTCACAAAGGTGCAATTCGCCATATAATGTTTAGAACAAATTCTAGCAAAAGTGAAATTATGGTAGGGATAATTGCCAAAGAGAGATTTGCAAAGCTGAATGAGTTTGTAGAAAAAATTACGAGCTTAGACAATAGAATAGTTAGCGTGATGTTGAACATTAATGATAAAAAGACTAATGTTATCTTCGGAGACAAAACTGAAAAATTATTTGGACGAGATTATATAGTAGATGTATTAAACAATATTGAATTTAAAATTTCGCTACGCTCGTTCTACCAAGTAAATCCAATCCAAACAGAAGTTCTTTATAGTAAGGCACTGGAATTAGCCGAACTAAAAGAAGATGATACGATAATTGATGCATATTGTGGTATTGGAACGATAAGTTTATTCGCTGCACAAAAAGTGAAAAAAGTTTATGGTATAGAAATAGTAGAAGCAGCAGTACTAGATGCACGAGAAAATGCGAAAAATAATAATATAACTAATGCAGAATTCTTATTAGGAAAAAGTGAGGATATAATTAAAAAGCTAATCTCACAAAATATAAAATTAGATGCAGTTATTGTCGATCCACCACGTAAAGGGTGCGAAGAAAGCTTCTTGAGAGATCTTGCAGCTATGGATATAGAAAAAGTAGTCTATGTTAGCTGTAATCCAGCAACCCTAGCAAGAGATATGGAAATCATGAGGCACCTTGGTTATAAACTAGGAGCTGTTCAACCAGTAGATATGTTCCCAGGGACATATCATGTTGAAGCAGTCGTTTTAATGACAAGGGAGTAG
- a CDS encoding DUF1697 domain-containing protein: protein MKYVLLLRGINVGGKNKVSMSELKEQLLSIGFENVSSYINSGNLFFSSLENHEICSSKIRDLLETNYDFSIPFSLITKEEYLEEKVGLPDWWKEDLARKDVLFFSYNFDKSNILDFIDKSIFHNEVVYVGRHAVFWGKYDESEYLKTTYHKKLIKQDFYKKITIRNSNTFEKIAKILEEK from the coding sequence TTGAAATATGTACTTTTATTACGTGGTATAAATGTAGGTGGTAAGAATAAGGTATCAATGAGTGAACTAAAAGAACAATTGTTAAGCATAGGTTTTGAAAATGTTAGTTCATATATTAACAGCGGAAATTTGTTCTTTAGTAGTTTAGAAAATCATGAAATATGTAGCTCAAAAATAAGAGATTTGTTAGAAACTAATTATGATTTTTCAATACCTTTTTCTTTAATCACAAAAGAGGAATATTTAGAAGAAAAAGTGGGATTACCAGATTGGTGGAAGGAAGACTTGGCAAGAAAAGATGTACTGTTCTTTTCATATAATTTTGATAAATCAAATATCCTTGACTTTATAGATAAATCTATATTTCATAATGAAGTAGTGTATGTAGGAAGACATGCAGTATTTTGGGGTAAATATGATGAGTCGGAATATTTAAAAACTACGTACCATAAAAAATTAATAAAGCAAGATTTCTATAAAAAAATAACAATTAGGAATTCAAATACATTTGAAAAAATAGCAAAGATTTTAGAAGAAAAATAG
- a CDS encoding RDD family protein, with amino-acid sequence MKILAFNPISLRKRMIEFLFDYLLILTYLVLLFLCAISYYYIFFNGIPMQTEIQAQSLTFFITVLPIMLYFTFLDYEKNGSFGKSKAGLQLIYQKKTVKASLIRNTIKFLPWQLGHMGTIHGVYSNFDLISIILSFLSTLFAVLLMAMTIFRKDKRHLGDLLAQTQVQPIGD; translated from the coding sequence ATGAAAATTTTAGCATTCAATCCTATTTCGTTAAGAAAAAGAATGATTGAATTTCTATTTGATTATCTTTTAATTTTAACTTATTTAGTTCTTCTGTTTCTATGTGCAATATCTTATTACTACATTTTTTTTAATGGCATTCCAATGCAAACAGAAATTCAAGCACAAAGCCTTACATTCTTTATCACTGTTCTACCAATCATGCTTTATTTCACATTTTTGGATTATGAAAAAAATGGGAGTTTTGGGAAGTCAAAAGCTGGCCTCCAACTGATCTACCAGAAAAAAACAGTGAAGGCTAGCTTAATTAGAAACACTATCAAATTTTTACCATGGCAATTAGGTCATATGGGTACCATTCATGGTGTCTATAGTAATTTTGATTTGATATCTATTATCTTATCCTTTTTATCCACTCTATTCGCAGTTTTGTTAATGGCGATGACGATTTTTAGGAAAGATAAAAGGCATCTGGGGGACCTGCTAGCACAAACACAGGTACAACCAATAGGTGACTAG
- a CDS encoding class I SAM-dependent methyltransferase encodes MNNYIKLNEDRWNNVKNDYTEPLTHEELEEVRNNPISVALTVGKKVPKEWFEKATGKKILGLACGGGQQGPVFAIKGYDVTIMDFSKSQLQRDEMVAKREGLKINTVQGDMTKPFPFENEIFDIIFNPVSNVYVEDLENIYKEASRVLKKGGLLMVGFMNPWIYMYDADIVWDKPDEELLLKFSIPFNSKELEEEGKITINPEYGYEFSHTLETQIRGQLKNGLAMIDFYESCDERHRLSRYGNDYIATLCIKL; translated from the coding sequence ATGAACAATTATATAAAACTAAATGAAGATAGATGGAATAATGTAAAAAATGATTATACTGAGCCATTGACACATGAAGAATTAGAAGAAGTTAGAAATAATCCAATTTCTGTTGCATTAACTGTTGGGAAAAAAGTTCCAAAAGAATGGTTTGAAAAAGCAACCGGAAAAAAGATACTAGGTTTAGCTTGTGGTGGTGGACAGCAGGGCCCAGTTTTTGCTATAAAAGGCTATGATGTAACTATAATGGATTTTTCTAAATCACAATTGCAAAGAGATGAAATGGTTGCTAAAAGGGAAGGCTTAAAAATCAACACAGTTCAAGGCGATATGACAAAACCATTTCCATTTGAAAATGAAATATTTGACATTATTTTTAATCCAGTTTCAAATGTATATGTAGAAGATTTAGAAAATATATATAAAGAAGCCTCTCGAGTATTGAAAAAGGGTGGATTGTTAATGGTCGGATTTATGAATCCTTGGATATACATGTATGATGCTGACATTGTATGGGACAAACCCGATGAAGAATTACTTTTAAAATTCTCAATACCTTTTAATTCGAAAGAGCTTGAAGAGGAAGGCAAGATAACTATAAATCCAGAATATGGATATGAATTTAGCCATACCTTAGAAACTCAGATTCGAGGACAGCTTAAAAATGGTCTTGCTATGATAGATTTTTATGAATCGTGTGACGAAAGACACAGATTATCACGCTATGGAAATGACTATATAGCTACACTTTGTATTAAACTATAA
- a CDS encoding alpha/beta fold hydrolase: MKFHEFGDKNSPDIILIHGGGNSWWNYLQQARILSEEYHVILPTLDGHGEENQVDYVSTENSALEILDYIKKNCNGKVFAIGGVSLGGQIVMEILSQDSEIVEKAIIDGSICIPQPKLARISILLVSLFGKLMFSKFACKIQLSLMDKMYPKIAYPSELKSYYMKDMPRMSVKTLIRICKTYMQHYRLKSTISKSKAKVLYIYGEKELNCVKESARLFQQVHPNTILYEAKDYNHGYLSTYLPQEWVELVYPFLKNNN, translated from the coding sequence ATGAAATTTCATGAATTTGGTGATAAGAATTCACCTGATATTATTTTAATACATGGAGGAGGAAATTCATGGTGGAATTATCTTCAGCAAGCACGTATCCTTTCAGAAGAATACCATGTAATTTTACCAACTCTTGATGGACATGGTGAAGAAAATCAGGTAGATTATGTTTCTACTGAAAATTCCGCACTAGAAATTCTAGATTATATTAAAAAGAATTGTAACGGAAAGGTGTTTGCTATTGGAGGAGTTTCACTTGGTGGTCAAATTGTTATGGAAATACTATCACAAGATAGTGAAATAGTTGAGAAAGCAATAATAGATGGAAGTATTTGTATCCCTCAACCAAAGTTAGCTAGAATAAGTATTTTACTTGTATCTTTATTTGGTAAACTGATGTTCAGTAAATTTGCTTGTAAAATTCAGCTAAGTTTAATGGATAAAATGTATCCAAAAATAGCATATCCTAGTGAACTAAAAAGTTATTATATGAAGGATATGCCAAGAATGTCTGTTAAAACGTTAATAAGAATATGTAAAACATATATGCAGCATTACAGGTTAAAAAGTACGATTTCTAAAAGTAAGGCAAAGGTTCTTTATATTTATGGTGAAAAAGAATTGAACTGTGTTAAAGAATCGGCAAGATTATTTCAACAGGTTCATCCAAATACTATTTTGTACGAAGCAAAGGATTATAATCATGGATATTTATCAACATACTTACCTCAGGAGTGGGTAGAGTTGGTTTATCCATTTTTAAAGAACAATAACTAA
- a CDS encoding GNAT family N-acetyltransferase, which yields MIEYFSNKKVTVEEYKQVLIKSGIGRPTSDLKRLELMLNNSNFVLTAWDNDKLVGILRGMTDFSYACYLSDLAIDKEYQKQGIGKNLINMSRKILGEKVAIILLSAPSAMGYYPKIGLNKAENAFIIPREE from the coding sequence ATGATTGAATATTTTAGTAATAAAAAAGTAACAGTAGAAGAATATAAGCAGGTTTTAATTAAATCAGGAATAGGAAGACCTACAAGTGATTTGAAAAGATTGGAATTAATGTTAAATAACTCTAATTTTGTATTAACGGCATGGGATAATGATAAATTAGTTGGTATCTTACGTGGAATGACAGACTTTTCTTATGCCTGCTATTTGTCTGATTTAGCAATAGATAAAGAATATCAAAAACAAGGTATAGGAAAAAACCTTATTAATATGAGTAGAAAAATATTAGGAGAGAAGGTTGCAATTATATTACTTTCTGCTCCAAGTGCGATGGGCTACTATCCTAAAATTGGTTTAAACAAAGCTGAAAATGCGTTTATTATACCTAGGGAGGAATAG
- a CDS encoding DUF4336 domain-containing protein, whose translation MEGMLKLYSPINKLKQIGENIWIVDGNEIHMSFKLFKVPFTTRMTVVKLDNNKLWIHSPIAFNKELDEKIKELGEIEHIVAPNKYHYSYVLDWYKYYPDAKVWLAKGVSSKLKTDEGENFVSLDNISKTSWSEEILFTPFKGSIAMEEMVFFHEKSSTLILTDLIESIEVNKLPLLYKLVFKFGDNKYPKFRTSRDLRSSFIFKKQAKDSYSKIESWKPDKIVFSHGKIILENGTEKLKEAFYWLRK comes from the coding sequence ATGGAAGGAATGTTGAAGTTATATTCTCCTATTAATAAATTAAAACAAATTGGAGAGAATATCTGGATCGTCGACGGAAATGAAATACATATGAGTTTTAAACTCTTCAAAGTTCCTTTTACAACAAGGATGACAGTAGTTAAATTAGATAATAATAAATTATGGATTCATTCACCAATAGCTTTTAATAAAGAATTAGATGAAAAAATAAAAGAACTAGGAGAAATCGAACATATAGTTGCTCCTAATAAATACCACTATAGTTATGTATTGGATTGGTATAAATATTATCCAGATGCAAAAGTTTGGTTAGCAAAAGGAGTAAGCAGTAAACTTAAAACTGATGAAGGAGAAAATTTTGTATCACTAGATAATATTTCAAAAACTTCTTGGTCAGAGGAGATACTTTTTACTCCATTTAAAGGAAGTATAGCCATGGAAGAGATGGTATTTTTTCATGAAAAGAGTTCAACCTTAATATTAACGGACTTAATAGAGAGTATAGAAGTGAATAAATTACCGTTATTATATAAACTTGTATTTAAGTTTGGAGATAATAAGTATCCTAAGTTTCGAACGTCAAGAGATTTACGATCATCATTTATCTTTAAAAAACAAGCTAAAGATAGCTATTCTAAGATTGAAAGCTGGAAACCTGATAAAATTGTTTTCTCTCATGGGAAGATAATTTTAGAAAATGGTACGGAAAAATTAAAAGAAGCATTTTATTGGTTGAGAAAATAG
- a CDS encoding oleate hydratase gives MYYSNGNYEAFAKPKKPAGVDKKSAYLVGSGLASLAAAAFLVRDGQMKGERIHILEELPIAGGSLDGIMNPTRGFIIRGGREMEDHFECLWDLFRSIPSLEVEDASVLDEFYWLNKEDPNFSKCRVIENRGQQIPNDGLFALSDKSSQELVKLYLTSESELQGMKITDFFSSEFFESNFWTYWVTMFAFEKWHSVAEMRRYMLRFIHHIKGLPDLSALKFTKYNQYESLVLPLVKYLESHGVTFEYNTVVKDIKVEKQGKDLVAKHLILEVNGEPVVRELTEDDLVFVTNGSITASTTYGNNDTSAPVSKELGGAWQLWKNLAKQDERFGRPEVFCENLPDQSWFVSATTTVTDKRIAEYIEKICKRDPYAGKVVTGGIVTARDSNWMMSFTLNRQPHFKSQSKDELVVWIYGLYSNISGNYIKKPIEACTGIEIAEEWLYHIGVPEQFIHEFASKGCSTVPCYMPYITSYFMPRHDGDRPLVIPEGSKNLAFIGNFSETPRDTVFTTEYSVRTAMEAVYTLLDVDRGVPEVFNSAYDLRVMTKSTNRLMDGKKLEEVKLPFFAKAISKRVLKKIKGTYIEEILKDAGLI, from the coding sequence ATGTATTATTCAAACGGAAATTATGAAGCATTTGCTAAACCAAAAAAACCAGCAGGAGTTGATAAAAAATCGGCTTATTTAGTAGGTTCTGGACTAGCTTCTCTTGCGGCAGCAGCCTTTTTAGTTCGTGATGGACAAATGAAAGGAGAAAGAATCCATATTCTTGAAGAACTACCTATCGCAGGAGGTAGCTTAGATGGTATTATGAATCCAACTCGTGGATTTATTATTCGTGGTGGTCGTGAAATGGAAGATCACTTTGAATGTCTTTGGGATCTTTTCAGATCTATTCCTTCATTAGAGGTAGAGGATGCATCTGTTTTAGATGAGTTCTACTGGTTAAATAAAGAAGATCCTAACTTTTCAAAATGTCGTGTTATTGAAAACCGTGGACAACAAATTCCTAATGATGGACTTTTTGCATTATCTGATAAATCAAGTCAGGAATTAGTAAAACTATATTTGACTTCTGAATCAGAACTTCAAGGTATGAAAATAACAGATTTCTTTAGTAGTGAATTTTTTGAGTCTAATTTTTGGACTTATTGGGTAACAATGTTTGCTTTTGAAAAATGGCATTCAGTTGCTGAAATGCGTCGATATATGTTGAGATTTATTCATCATATTAAAGGACTTCCTGATTTATCAGCACTTAAATTCACTAAATATAACCAATATGAATCATTAGTTCTACCATTAGTTAAATACTTAGAAAGTCATGGTGTAACTTTTGAGTACAATACTGTAGTTAAAGATATTAAAGTTGAAAAACAAGGAAAAGATCTAGTAGCTAAGCATCTGATCTTAGAAGTAAACGGAGAACCTGTTGTTAGAGAATTAACTGAAGATGACCTAGTATTTGTTACAAATGGTAGTATCACTGCATCTACAACATATGGTAACAATGATACTTCAGCTCCAGTCAGCAAAGAACTTGGTGGAGCTTGGCAACTTTGGAAAAACTTAGCTAAACAAGATGAACGTTTTGGACGTCCAGAAGTATTTTGTGAAAATCTTCCAGATCAAAGTTGGTTTGTTTCGGCTACGACGACTGTAACAGACAAACGAATCGCAGAATATATAGAAAAAATTTGTAAACGTGATCCTTATGCAGGTAAAGTAGTAACTGGTGGTATAGTAACAGCACGAGACTCAAATTGGATGATGAGCTTTACACTTAACCGTCAACCTCACTTTAAATCTCAATCAAAAGATGAATTAGTAGTTTGGATTTATGGATTATATTCAAATATTTCAGGTAACTATATAAAAAAACCAATAGAAGCTTGTACAGGTATTGAAATCGCAGAAGAATGGCTTTACCATATTGGGGTTCCTGAACAATTTATTCACGAATTTGCAAGCAAAGGTTGTAGCACAGTTCCATGTTATATGCCTTATATAACAAGTTACTTTATGCCAAGACACGATGGTGATAGACCATTAGTTATCCCGGAAGGATCTAAAAACTTAGCATTTATAGGTAACTTCTCTGAAACACCTCGTGATACTGTCTTCACTACAGAATATTCTGTTCGTACAGCTATGGAAGCAGTATACACATTACTAGATGTTGATAGAGGTGTACCTGAAGTATTTAATTCTGCATATGATTTACGTGTCATGACTAAATCAACTAATCGCCTAATGGATGGTAAAAAACTTGAAGAAGTTAAACTACCTTTCTTTGCCAAAGCAATTAGTAAACGTGTATTGAAAAAAATCAAAGGAACATATATTGAAGAGATCCTAAAAGATGCAGGATTGATTTAG